A region of Massilia sp. WG5 DNA encodes the following proteins:
- the flhA gene encoding flagellar biosynthesis protein FlhA, translating to MNGFTLPGWAKAIAGRGNALAAPILIIMLLAMMILPLPAFALDLFFSFNIAMSVIVLLTALYTVKPLDFMAFPAVLLVTTMLRLALNVASTRVVLTEGHTGGAAAGKVIEAFGHFLIGGNYTVGLVVFIILTIINFMVVTKGAGRIAEVGARFALDAMPGKQMAIDADLNAGLIGEQEAKARRSEVAMEAEFYGAMDGASKYVHGDAVAGILVTLINVIGGLIVGMLQHDMAFSDAIKNYTLLAIGDGLVAQIPSLVISIAAGMVVSRVASDKDVGAQVIGQLFSRPIVMYITGGIIGGMGLIPGMPNLVFLLLGSALFGTGWMLEKRNKNAPPAGSSAAAGAGGQAGGAGGAAGAAAAATTPAEQEEATWQDVMPVDTLGLEVGYRLIPLVDKGQNGELLKRIKGIRKKFAQEVGFLAPPVHIRDNLELKPSSYRITLKGVEVGSGESMNGQFLAINPGMASGTLPGLVTTDPAFGLPAIWIDAGLKDEAQSMGYTVVDAGTVIATHLNHLITTHASELLGRMEVQALLDHLAKDAPKLVEDLVPKVVPLSTLQKVLQNLLQEGVHIRDMRTIIETLSEHGGATQDPNDLTALVRIALGRAIVQQLFPGTNELSVMTLDNRLERLLVQALNAGGDGTGIEPGLADTIVQQAANAAQQQEAMGLTPVLLVPGPLRTLLSRFLRRALPQLKVLAHSEIPETKTIRVTSLVGTA from the coding sequence ATGAACGGTTTCACACTGCCGGGCTGGGCCAAGGCGATCGCGGGACGCGGCAACGCGCTGGCGGCGCCGATCCTGATCATCATGCTGCTGGCGATGATGATCCTGCCGCTGCCGGCATTCGCGCTCGACCTGTTCTTCAGCTTTAACATCGCGATGTCCGTCATCGTGCTGCTGACCGCGCTGTACACGGTCAAGCCGCTCGACTTCATGGCCTTCCCGGCCGTGCTGCTGGTCACCACCATGCTGCGCCTGGCGCTGAACGTGGCTTCGACCCGCGTGGTGCTGACCGAAGGCCATACCGGCGGCGCGGCGGCCGGCAAGGTCATCGAAGCCTTCGGCCACTTCCTTATCGGCGGCAACTACACCGTCGGCCTAGTGGTGTTCATCATCCTGACCATCATCAACTTCATGGTCGTGACCAAGGGCGCCGGCCGTATCGCCGAGGTGGGCGCGCGCTTCGCCCTGGACGCGATGCCGGGCAAGCAGATGGCGATCGACGCCGACCTGAACGCCGGCCTGATCGGCGAGCAGGAAGCCAAGGCGCGCCGCTCGGAAGTGGCGATGGAAGCCGAGTTCTATGGCGCGATGGACGGTGCCTCGAAGTACGTGCACGGCGATGCCGTGGCCGGCATCCTGGTTACCCTGATCAACGTGATCGGCGGCCTGATCGTCGGCATGCTGCAGCACGACATGGCCTTCAGCGACGCGATCAAGAACTACACGCTGCTGGCCATCGGTGACGGCCTGGTCGCGCAGATTCCTTCGCTAGTGATCTCGATCGCGGCCGGTATGGTGGTCTCGCGCGTGGCCAGCGACAAGGACGTCGGCGCGCAGGTCATCGGCCAGCTGTTCTCGCGCCCGATCGTCATGTACATCACCGGCGGCATCATCGGCGGCATGGGCTTGATCCCGGGCATGCCGAACCTGGTGTTCCTGCTGTTGGGCAGCGCCCTGTTCGGCACCGGCTGGATGCTGGAGAAGCGCAACAAGAACGCGCCGCCGGCCGGTTCGTCGGCCGCGGCGGGCGCTGGCGGCCAGGCCGGTGGGGCAGGGGGCGCCGCAGGGGCGGCGGCTGCCGCCACCACGCCGGCCGAGCAGGAAGAGGCGACCTGGCAGGACGTCATGCCGGTCGACACCCTGGGCCTGGAAGTGGGCTACCGCCTGATTCCGCTGGTCGACAAGGGCCAGAACGGCGAACTGCTCAAGCGCATCAAGGGCATCCGCAAGAAGTTCGCCCAGGAAGTCGGCTTCCTGGCGCCGCCGGTGCACATCCGCGACAACCTCGAGCTCAAGCCATCGAGCTACCGCATCACGCTCAAGGGCGTGGAAGTGGGCAGCGGCGAGTCGATGAACGGCCAGTTCCTGGCGATCAACCCGGGCATGGCCAGCGGCACGCTGCCGGGCCTGGTGACCACCGATCCGGCCTTCGGGCTGCCGGCGATCTGGATCGACGCCGGCCTGAAGGACGAGGCGCAGAGCATGGGTTACACCGTGGTCGACGCCGGCACCGTGATCGCGACCCACCTGAACCACCTGATCACCACCCACGCCTCGGAACTGCTGGGCCGCATGGAAGTGCAGGCGCTGCTGGACCACCTGGCGAAGGACGCCCCGAAGCTGGTCGAGGACCTGGTGCCGAAGGTCGTGCCGCTGTCGACGCTGCAGAAAGTGCTGCAGAACCTGCTGCAGGAAGGCGTGCACATCCGCGACATGCGCACCATCATCGAGACCCTGTCCGAACATGGCGGCGCAACCCAGGATCCGAACGACTTGACGGCGCTGGTGCGTATCGCCCTCGGCCGCGCCATCGTGCAGCAACTGTTCCCGGGCACTAACGAGCTGTCGGTGATGACCCTGGACAACCGCCTTGAGCGCCTGCTGGTCCAGGCCCTGAACGCCGGCGGCGACGGCACCGGCATCGAGCCGGGCCTGGCCGACACCATCGTCCAGCAGGCCGCCAATGCGGCCCAGCAGCAGGAAGCGATGGGTTTGACGCCGGTGCTGCTGGTGCCGGGGCCGCTGCGCACGCTGCTGTCGCGCTTCCTGCGCCGCGCGCTGCCGCAGCTGAAGGTACTGGCGCATTCGGAAATCCCGGAAACCAAGACTATCCGCGTCACCAGCCTGGTGGGCACAGCCTAA
- the rfbC gene encoding dTDP-4-dehydrorhamnose 3,5-epimerase, which yields MPFTVTPTAIPDVLLLEPKVFGDERGYFFESYNARDFQEATGLQVEFVQDNHSMSAKGVLRGLHYQIQHPQGKLLRAVQGSVFDVAVDLRKSSPTFGRWVGALLSADNRRQLWVPPGFAHGFLTLSDTAEVLYKTTDYWYPEHERSLLWKDPSIGIEWPVEGEPRLAVKDVAAAGLGAVELFD from the coding sequence ATGCCTTTTACCGTCACACCCACCGCGATCCCCGATGTGCTGCTGCTGGAGCCCAAGGTCTTCGGCGACGAGCGCGGCTACTTCTTCGAAAGCTATAACGCGCGCGACTTCCAGGAAGCGACCGGATTGCAGGTCGAGTTCGTCCAGGATAACCACAGCATGTCGGCGAAGGGTGTGTTGCGCGGCCTGCATTACCAGATCCAGCATCCCCAGGGAAAGCTGTTGCGGGCGGTGCAGGGCAGCGTGTTCGACGTCGCCGTCGACCTGCGCAAATCCTCGCCCACTTTCGGGCGCTGGGTCGGTGCGCTGCTCAGCGCGGACAACCGCAGGCAACTATGGGTTCCACCTGGCTTTGCCCATGGCTTCCTGACCCTGAGCGACACGGCGGAAGTCCTCTACAAGACGACCGATTACTGGTATCCGGAGCATGAACGGAGCTTGTTGTGGAAGGATCCGTCGATCGGTATCGAATGGCCGGTGGAGGGGGAGCCGCGGCTGGCGGTAAAGGATGTTGCTGCTGCTGGGCTGGGGGCGGTTGAGCTGTTCGACTGA
- a CDS encoding glycosyltransferase, with protein sequence MPEFLLLQLGWAAFAIGIVVSACIVFSQKWHGSLSHDHDLSGVQKVHTVAAPRIGGLAVVAGILLGFLLVRQLQPAALHVFHVRDIFLLLAASLPAFGAGIVEDMTKRVSVKTRLAATALSAVIASAVLGATLRKLDLWGVDALLLVAPVAVFLTAIAVAGGSNAINIIDGFNGLSGSTIVIMAAGLSAVALQNGDVFVASLGVLCIGATLGFLALNYPFGKLFLGDGGAYFLGFWVSEMAVLLLVRHPAVSPWQVLAICAYPVIEVLFSIYRRGMIQKVSPGAPDALHLHTLVFRRFVPRHVDRDARRPWKRNAGVACVIVPAVAACVAGSVAAGASALLSAAIVAVQVAVYVAVYGRLVRGRWPLSRSASLIAADSRTRSPAGTADR encoded by the coding sequence ATGCCGGAATTCCTGTTGTTGCAGCTCGGGTGGGCAGCCTTCGCCATCGGCATCGTCGTCAGCGCATGTATCGTCTTTTCGCAAAAATGGCATGGCAGCCTGTCGCACGACCATGACCTGAGCGGCGTGCAGAAAGTGCACACCGTGGCGGCCCCGCGGATCGGCGGCCTCGCGGTCGTCGCCGGCATTTTGCTGGGCTTCCTCCTCGTCCGGCAGTTGCAGCCGGCGGCGCTGCATGTTTTCCATGTGCGCGACATTTTTCTCCTGCTGGCGGCAAGCCTGCCGGCCTTCGGCGCCGGCATCGTCGAGGACATGACCAAGCGCGTGTCCGTCAAGACGCGCCTCGCCGCAACCGCGCTGAGCGCCGTGATCGCCAGCGCCGTGCTCGGTGCGACGCTCAGGAAGCTGGACCTGTGGGGCGTGGATGCGCTGCTCCTCGTCGCACCGGTCGCCGTGTTCCTGACGGCCATCGCCGTGGCCGGCGGTTCGAACGCGATCAACATCATCGACGGCTTCAACGGCCTGTCCGGCAGCACCATCGTGATCATGGCGGCGGGCCTGTCGGCGGTCGCGCTGCAGAACGGGGATGTGTTCGTGGCCTCGCTGGGCGTGCTGTGCATCGGCGCCACGCTCGGCTTCCTGGCCCTGAACTATCCCTTCGGCAAGCTCTTTCTCGGCGACGGCGGCGCCTATTTCCTCGGCTTCTGGGTGTCGGAGATGGCGGTGCTGCTGCTGGTCCGCCACCCGGCAGTGAGCCCCTGGCAAGTGCTGGCCATCTGCGCCTATCCGGTCATCGAAGTCCTGTTCAGCATTTACCGCCGCGGGATGATCCAGAAAGTCAGTCCCGGCGCCCCCGATGCGCTGCACCTGCATACGCTGGTATTCCGCCGCTTCGTCCCGCGGCATGTGGACCGGGATGCGCGCCGGCCGTGGAAGCGCAACGCGGGCGTCGCCTGCGTGATCGTGCCGGCGGTCGCGGCGTGCGTGGCGGGCAGCGTGGCCGCAGGCGCCTCGGCGCTGCTGAGCGCCGCCATCGTTGCGGTGCAGGTGGCGGTGTACGTGGCCGTGTATGGCCGGCTGGTGCGGGGACGCTGGCCTCTCAGCCGGTCCGCTTCTTTGATAGCTGCAGATTCTCGAACCAGATCGCCAGCTGGAACAGCAGACCGGTAA
- the rfbA gene encoding glucose-1-phosphate thymidylyltransferase RfbA, which yields MFDPQRKGIILAGGSGTRLYPVTQAVSKQLMPVYDKPMVYYPLSTLMLSGIRNVLLISTPHDAGRFYELLGDGSQWGMNIQYAVQPSPDGLAQAFIIGRDFIGNDPSALVLGDNIFYGHELASHLKRANARIDGATVFAYHVHDPERYGVVEFDAGRRVVGIVEKPTAPKSNYALTGLYFCDKDVCSIAADIKPSARGELEITDVIQAYLDQGKLNVEIMGRGLAWLDTGTHDSLLEAASFIATLQKRQGLQVSCPEEIAYRQGWISGAELEKLAAPLAQNSYGDYLLKLLKSS from the coding sequence ATGTTTGATCCCCAACGCAAAGGCATTATTCTGGCGGGCGGCTCCGGCACGCGTCTGTATCCGGTAACCCAGGCCGTCAGCAAGCAGCTGATGCCGGTCTACGACAAGCCGATGGTCTACTACCCGCTCAGCACGCTGATGCTGAGCGGCATCCGCAACGTCCTCCTGATCAGCACCCCGCACGACGCCGGGCGCTTCTACGAGCTGCTCGGCGACGGCAGCCAGTGGGGCATGAACATCCAGTACGCGGTCCAGCCTTCGCCGGACGGCCTGGCGCAGGCTTTCATCATCGGCCGCGACTTCATCGGCAACGACCCGTCCGCGCTCGTCCTGGGGGATAACATCTTCTATGGCCACGAGCTGGCGAGCCACCTGAAGCGCGCCAACGCGCGCATCGACGGCGCCACGGTATTTGCGTACCACGTGCACGACCCGGAACGCTACGGCGTGGTCGAATTCGACGCCGGGCGGCGCGTGGTCGGCATCGTGGAAAAACCGACGGCGCCGAAGTCGAACTATGCGCTGACCGGGCTGTATTTCTGCGACAAGGATGTGTGTAGTATCGCCGCCGACATCAAGCCGTCCGCGCGCGGCGAACTGGAGATCACGGACGTCATCCAGGCCTATCTCGACCAGGGCAAGCTGAACGTCGAGATCATGGGGCGCGGCCTGGCCTGGCTCGATACCGGCACCCACGACAGCCTGCTCGAAGCGGCCAGTTTCATCGCCACGCTGCAGAAGCGCCAGGGCCTGCAGGTCTCCTGTCCGGAGGAGATCGCGTATCGCCAGGGCTGGATCAGCGGCGCCGAGCTCGAAAAGCTGGCCGCGCCCCTGGCACAGAACAGCTACGGCGACTACCTGCTGAAGTTATTGAAATCCTCCTGA
- the flhB gene encoding flagellar biosynthesis protein FlhB, which yields MAESSNAEKTEPASPKRLRQARENGDIPRSREVATFTVLMTAGAGLWMLGGGVINKLSTTLERGLSLDREQIYNPAVLIERITADIGGVMLACLPLAIAIMLVAVVSPLLIGGWNFSAKSFTPNFAKLNPLNGLGNMVSSNALIELLKAVAKTLLVGAVAWYVVMSEKDAVIGLAVEPLGVAVAHLGSLVARAFLVMVGSLGAIAILDGPYQKWHYANKLKMTRQEVIQESKESDGNPQIKGKIRQLQREMAKKRMMSNVPTADVVVTNPTHFAVALKYADGQKGAPRVVAKGTDEVAAKIREIAKENKVALLEAPALARALYKHTDIDDEIPEALYSAVAEVLAYVYQLRAYTKGSSDHYPDRPSKLPVPPEMDPFNPASQQKH from the coding sequence ATGGCAGAAAGCAGCAACGCAGAAAAGACAGAACCAGCGTCACCCAAACGCTTGAGACAGGCGCGCGAAAACGGCGACATTCCCCGTTCGCGCGAAGTCGCCACGTTCACTGTCCTGATGACCGCGGGCGCGGGCCTGTGGATGCTGGGCGGCGGCGTCATCAACAAGCTGTCCACCACGCTGGAGCGCGGCCTGTCGCTCGACCGTGAGCAGATCTACAACCCGGCCGTCCTGATCGAGCGCATCACCGCCGACATCGGCGGCGTGATGCTGGCCTGCCTGCCGCTGGCGATCGCGATCATGCTGGTCGCCGTGGTGTCGCCGCTGCTGATCGGCGGCTGGAATTTCAGCGCCAAATCCTTTACGCCGAATTTCGCCAAGCTCAATCCGCTGAACGGGCTGGGCAATATGGTCTCGAGCAATGCGCTGATCGAATTGCTGAAGGCGGTTGCGAAGACCCTGCTGGTCGGCGCCGTCGCCTGGTATGTGGTGATGAGCGAGAAGGATGCCGTGATCGGCCTGGCGGTCGAGCCGCTGGGCGTCGCCGTGGCGCACCTGGGCAGCCTGGTCGCCAGGGCCTTCCTGGTCATGGTCGGCTCGCTGGGCGCCATCGCCATACTGGACGGTCCGTACCAAAAATGGCACTACGCCAACAAGCTCAAGATGACGCGCCAGGAAGTCATCCAGGAATCCAAGGAATCGGACGGCAACCCGCAGATCAAGGGCAAGATCCGCCAGCTGCAGCGCGAGATGGCGAAGAAGCGCATGATGAGCAACGTCCCGACCGCCGACGTGGTCGTGACCAACCCGACCCACTTCGCGGTGGCGCTGAAGTACGCCGACGGCCAGAAGGGCGCGCCGCGCGTGGTGGCCAAGGGTACCGACGAAGTCGCGGCCAAGATCCGCGAGATCGCGAAGGAAAACAAGGTCGCGCTGCTGGAGGCGCCGGCCCTGGCCCGTGCGCTGTACAAGCACACCGACATCGACGACGAGATCCCGGAAGCGCTGTACTCGGCCGTGGCCGAAGTGCTGGCCTACGTCTACCAGCTGCGCGCCTACACCAAGGGCAGCAGCGACCACTATCCGGACCGCCCGAGCAAGCTGCCGGTGCCGCCGGAAATGGACCCGTTCAACCCGGCGTCCCAGCAAAAACATTAA
- the flhF gene encoding flagellar biosynthesis protein FlhF, translating into MNVKKFTAPTSREALRKVRDALGPDAVILSNRPVDGVVEILALDNEDVASLASPAPESEMAAPRPNLQHLDEGLAQPAAAPAARALHAAGAPRPYDAPAARSFEAPAEPLASAERPRAPMSRPAMPSFQDLDEPQAFASPQTYANRRAQPEAAAFDMAAMTAMMSAAIAQAKESAASAAAAEMQGMMSELRAMRGMMESQLSELSWGTTQQREPQKAAVLRDMLAAGFSASLSRYLVDKLPAGKDAAESMRWIRTVLARNITTMSDEDAILDRGGVFALVGPTGVGKTTTTAKLAARCVMRHGPEKLALITTDAYRIGGHEQLRIYGKILGVMVHSVKDEADLRIALKELRNKHTVLIDTIGMSQRDQMVTEQVAMLTDSGANVQRLLCLNATSTNETLNEVVRAYQGTGLAGCIMTKLDEAASIGNVLDVLVRQKLNLYYISNGQRVPEDLHLADRAMLIDRAFRNKKEAAAQYSDADLPLMMSGLGNLNNDRSLREVYLG; encoded by the coding sequence ATGAACGTGAAGAAATTTACTGCCCCGACTTCCCGTGAGGCCCTGCGCAAGGTGCGCGATGCCCTGGGTCCGGACGCGGTCATCCTGTCGAACCGCCCGGTGGATGGCGTGGTCGAGATCCTGGCGCTGGACAACGAGGACGTCGCTTCGCTGGCGTCGCCGGCGCCGGAGTCGGAAATGGCGGCCCCGCGCCCGAACCTGCAGCACCTGGACGAGGGGCTGGCGCAGCCGGCCGCCGCGCCGGCAGCCCGCGCGCTGCACGCGGCCGGGGCACCGCGTCCCTACGACGCGCCGGCCGCACGCTCCTTCGAGGCCCCGGCCGAGCCGCTTGCATCGGCGGAGCGGCCGCGCGCGCCGATGTCGCGCCCGGCCATGCCGTCCTTCCAGGACCTCGACGAGCCGCAGGCCTTCGCCAGCCCGCAGACCTATGCCAACCGCCGCGCCCAGCCGGAAGCGGCCGCCTTCGACATGGCCGCGATGACCGCCATGATGTCGGCCGCGATTGCCCAGGCGAAGGAGTCGGCCGCCAGCGCCGCCGCCGCCGAGATGCAGGGCATGATGAGCGAGCTGCGCGCGATGCGCGGCATGATGGAATCGCAGCTGTCCGAACTGTCCTGGGGCACGACCCAGCAGCGCGAGCCGCAGAAGGCCGCCGTGCTGCGCGACATGCTGGCGGCCGGCTTTTCGGCCAGCCTGTCGCGCTATCTGGTCGACAAGCTCCCGGCCGGCAAGGACGCCGCCGAATCCATGCGCTGGATCAGGACTGTCCTGGCGCGCAATATCACCACCATGTCGGATGAAGATGCCATCCTCGACCGCGGCGGCGTGTTCGCCCTGGTCGGCCCGACCGGCGTCGGCAAGACCACCACCACCGCCAAGCTAGCCGCGCGCTGCGTGATGCGCCATGGCCCGGAAAAGCTGGCCCTGATCACCACCGACGCCTACCGTATCGGCGGCCACGAACAGCTGCGCATCTACGGCAAGATCCTGGGCGTGATGGTGCATTCGGTGAAGGACGAGGCCGACCTGCGGATCGCCCTGAAGGAACTGCGCAACAAGCACACCGTGCTGATCGACACCATCGGCATGTCGCAGCGCGACCAGATGGTGACGGAGCAGGTGGCGATGCTGACCGACAGCGGCGCCAACGTGCAGCGCCTGCTGTGCCTGAACGCGACCTCGACCAACGAGACCCTGAACGAAGTGGTGCGCGCCTACCAGGGCACCGGCCTGGCCGGCTGCATCATGACCAAGCTGGACGAAGCGGCGTCGATCGGCAATGTGCTGGACGTGCTGGTGCGCCAGAAGCTGAACCTGTACTACATCTCGAACGGCCAGCGCGTGCCGGAAGACCTGCACCTGGCCGACCGCGCCATGCTGATCGACCGCGCCTTCCGCAACAAGAAGGAAGCAGCCGCCCAGTACAGCGACGCCGACCTGCCGCTGATGATGTCCGGCCTGGGCAACCTGAACAACGACCGTTCGCTGCGCGAGGTGTACCTTGGCTAG
- a CDS encoding RNA polymerase sigma factor FliA, giving the protein MYTVKGKADKNNLLTEHMPLVKRLAHQMKAKLPPSVEVDDLVQAGMIGLLDAIQRYEENHGAQFETYAVLRIRGAMLDELRSSDWMPRSTRQNMRKVEQAMAALQQQLGRPPSESEVAKSLKLSLADYQDMLGDSGGHQLVYYEDFHDEDGNDSWLDRYAVDEDDPLRALMETDFRQAVIDAIDALPPREKLLMGLYYEEELNLKEIGAVMGVSESRVSQLHSQAVARLRSYLRERAWT; this is encoded by the coding sequence ATGTACACGGTCAAAGGGAAAGCGGACAAGAATAATTTACTGACGGAGCATATGCCGTTGGTGAAGCGTCTCGCCCACCAGATGAAGGCGAAGCTGCCGCCGTCCGTCGAAGTCGATGACCTGGTACAGGCAGGCATGATCGGCCTGCTCGATGCGATTCAACGCTACGAGGAAAACCACGGCGCCCAGTTCGAGACCTATGCGGTGCTGCGGATCCGCGGCGCCATGCTCGACGAGCTGCGCAGCAGCGACTGGATGCCGCGCTCGACCCGCCAGAACATGCGCAAGGTGGAGCAGGCGATGGCCGCGCTGCAGCAGCAGCTGGGCCGCCCGCCCAGCGAGTCCGAGGTGGCGAAATCGCTCAAGCTGTCGCTGGCCGACTACCAGGACATGCTGGGCGATTCCGGCGGCCACCAGCTGGTCTATTACGAAGATTTCCACGACGAGGACGGCAACGACAGCTGGCTCGACCGCTATGCCGTCGACGAGGACGACCCGCTGCGCGCGCTGATGGAAACCGATTTCCGCCAGGCCGTGATCGACGCCATCGACGCCTTGCCGCCGCGCGAAAAACTGCTGATGGGCCTGTATTACGAGGAAGAGCTGAACCTGAAGGAGATCGGCGCGGTGATGGGCGTGTCCGAATCGCGCGTCTCGCAGCTGCACAGCCAGGCCGTGGCGCGCCTGCGTTCCTACCTGCGGGAGCGCGCGTGGACATAG
- a CDS encoding flagellar motor protein: MDIASLLGLLLAIAGIVIGHTLDGGKFSSLVQPAAFAIVVVGTFGAVLLQTKKSAFIRGVRMVRWVFAPPPDRRQDLAREIHLWSLSARRDGLLSLEQYMAKADPFIQKGLRLVVDGIQPDKLRSLLETEINAYEMRERQAARIWESAAGYAPTVGILGAVLGLIHVMENLSDPSRLGAGIAVAFVSTVYGVGLANLLFYPIGNKLKSIVAERVMQYEILTDVFHDIATGDYTRVLEERIACLTAHH; this comes from the coding sequence GTGGACATAGCCAGCCTGCTCGGGCTGCTGCTGGCCATTGCCGGCATCGTCATCGGCCACACCCTCGACGGCGGCAAATTCTCTTCCCTGGTGCAGCCGGCCGCCTTCGCGATCGTGGTGGTCGGCACCTTCGGCGCCGTGCTGCTGCAGACGAAGAAATCCGCCTTCATCCGCGGGGTGCGCATGGTGCGCTGGGTGTTCGCGCCGCCGCCCGACCGCCGCCAGGACCTGGCGCGCGAAATCCACCTGTGGAGCCTGTCGGCGCGCCGCGACGGCCTGCTGTCGCTGGAACAGTACATGGCGAAAGCCGATCCCTTCATCCAGAAGGGCCTGCGCCTGGTGGTCGACGGCATCCAGCCCGACAAGCTGCGCAGCCTGCTCGAAACCGAGATCAACGCCTACGAGATGCGCGAGCGCCAGGCCGCCCGCATCTGGGAATCGGCGGCCGGCTATGCGCCGACGGTCGGTATCCTCGGCGCCGTGCTGGGCCTGATCCACGTGATGGAAAACCTGAGCGACCCGTCGCGCCTGGGCGCCGGCATCGCGGTCGCCTTCGTCTCCACGGTGTATGGCGTGGGCCTGGCCAACCTGCTGTTCTACCCGATCGGGAACAAGCTGAAAAGCATCGTCGCCGAGCGCGTGATGCAGTACGAGATCCTCACCGACGTGTTCCACGATATCGCCACCGGCGACTACACCCGGGTACTCGAGGAACGCATCGCCTGCCTGACGGCGCATCACTGA
- a CDS encoding antiactivator of flagellar biosynthesis FleN protein gives MASFDFDQAEGLRRMLAGPKPRIVTFLSASSQDDKGAMLINLGASLAQSGNDVLIVDACERDYGVAQRLGVDRGPGLLQVARQECALNQVIHPAPQGFSVVKMDAGRTGDETRRLAKAFDVLVKQSAGSIVIVDGEFSEEGGFPVPIMASSEIVVQVSTGATSITNAYALIKRLSLHLGRRPFGILVTGATEAEAKVVYDNMSSAATRYLAVTLSSMGSVPADEYLHRAARLGRAVVDAFPLAGASVAFRRLAGRFAAGMGRAA, from the coding sequence TTGGCTAGTTTTGATTTCGACCAGGCCGAGGGCCTGCGCCGGATGCTGGCCGGCCCCAAGCCGCGCATCGTGACTTTCCTCTCGGCGAGCTCGCAGGACGACAAGGGCGCCATGCTGATCAACCTCGGCGCCTCGCTGGCGCAGAGCGGCAACGACGTGCTGATCGTCGACGCCTGCGAGCGCGACTACGGCGTGGCCCAGCGCCTGGGCGTGGACCGCGGTCCGGGCCTGCTGCAGGTGGCGCGCCAGGAGTGTGCGCTGAACCAGGTGATCCATCCGGCGCCGCAGGGTTTTTCGGTGGTGAAGATGGATGCCGGCCGCACGGGCGACGAAACGCGCCGCCTGGCGAAGGCCTTCGACGTGCTGGTCAAGCAGTCGGCCGGCAGCATCGTCATCGTCGACGGCGAGTTCAGCGAAGAGGGCGGCTTCCCGGTGCCGATCATGGCCTCGTCCGAGATCGTGGTCCAGGTGTCGACCGGCGCGACTTCGATCACGAACGCCTACGCGCTGATCAAGCGCCTGTCCCTGCATCTGGGCCGCCGTCCCTTCGGCATCCTTGTCACGGGCGCTACCGAGGCCGAGGCCAAGGTGGTATACGATAATATGTCATCGGCAGCAACTCGTTACTTGGCGGTAACGCTGAGTTCCATGGGTTCGGTGCCGGCCGACGAGTACCTGCACCGCGCCGCGCGCCTTGGCCGCGCCGTGGTCGACGCCTTCCCGCTGGCGGGGGCCTCGGTGGCGTTCCGCCGGCTGGCGGGACGTTTTGCGGCTGGCATGGGCCGCGCGGCATAA
- the motD gene encoding flagellar motor protein MotD produces MARRKHFVEDSENHERWLISYADFITLLFAFFVVMYAVSVVNVGKYKVLSDALGDAFGRHGAASTVNPSASLASPDALPLSNIVAHRRLEAAKRDRERLDLLARKLNSVLAPLVNSGKVRIIQTGRGITVEINASVLFDEGDAALVGNARETLRTVAGLLKDDPHAIEVEGHTDTTPISNAAFPSNWELSAVRASTVVRLFVESGVGESRLAAVGRGANQPLASNADPVGRARNRRVAVTILSGSGSD; encoded by the coding sequence ATGGCGCGCCGCAAGCACTTTGTCGAAGACAGCGAGAACCACGAGCGCTGGCTGATCTCCTACGCCGACTTCATCACCCTGCTGTTCGCCTTCTTCGTGGTGATGTATGCGGTCTCGGTGGTCAACGTCGGCAAGTACAAGGTGCTGTCGGATGCGCTCGGCGACGCCTTCGGCCGGCACGGCGCGGCCAGCACGGTCAACCCCTCGGCTTCGCTGGCCAGCCCCGATGCGCTGCCGCTGTCGAACATCGTCGCGCACCGGCGGCTCGAGGCGGCCAAGCGCGACCGCGAACGCCTGGACCTGCTGGCCCGCAAACTCAACAGCGTGCTGGCGCCGCTGGTCAACAGCGGGAAGGTCCGCATCATCCAGACCGGGCGCGGCATCACCGTCGAGATCAACGCCAGCGTGCTGTTCGACGAGGGCGACGCCGCCCTGGTCGGCAATGCGCGCGAGACCCTGCGGACCGTGGCCGGCCTGCTGAAGGACGATCCGCACGCGATCGAGGTCGAAGGGCATACCGACACCACCCCGATCAGCAACGCCGCCTTTCCCTCGAACTGGGAACTGTCGGCGGTGCGCGCCAGCACCGTGGTGCGGCTGTTCGTCGAGAGCGGCGTCGGCGAAAGCCGCCTGGCCGCGGTCGGGCGCGGCGCCAACCAGCCGCTCGCCTCGAACGCCGACCCGGTCGGACGCGCACGCAACCGGCGCGTGGCGGTCACCATCCTGTCGGGCTCGGGC